A part of Haloarchaeobius sp. HME9146 genomic DNA contains:
- the ribH gene encoding 6,7-dimethyl-8-ribityllumazine synthase yields MTSLGLVVAEFNAPVTEQMEEAAREAAESAGADIVETVQVPGAYDSPLAADRLARRDDVDAVAVLGSIITGDTDHDQVIGHATAQKLTDVSLERDKPVTLGVTGPGMSAAEAYERVENAASAVEGAVKLVERL; encoded by the coding sequence ATGACCTCGCTCGGACTGGTGGTCGCGGAGTTCAACGCGCCCGTCACGGAGCAGATGGAGGAGGCCGCCCGCGAGGCGGCCGAGTCGGCCGGTGCTGACATCGTCGAGACGGTCCAGGTGCCCGGCGCGTACGATTCGCCCCTCGCGGCGGACCGCCTTGCGCGTCGCGACGACGTGGACGCGGTCGCGGTCCTCGGGTCCATCATCACCGGGGACACCGACCACGACCAGGTCATCGGGCACGCGACCGCCCAGAAGCTGACCGACGTGAGCCTCGAACGGGACAAACCCGTCACGCTCGGCGTCACCGGTCCGGGGATGAGCGCGGCCGAAGCCTACGAACGCGTCGAGAACGCGGCGTCGGCCGTCGAGGGTGCTGTCAAACTGGTAGAACGACTATGA
- a CDS encoding TlpA disulfide reductase family protein yields the protein MRPSRRRLLAASASSIAGLAGCLGRIGGGPAAPGPGELHALDVGGSPGGIVPVHPADSVVVLDFFATWCAPCKPQMAELRTVREEFGDEVSIVSITGETDRGTVADFWTEYQGTWPVAIDSSGETAREHDVRGLPTMLVFPPGGGAGDEVWRHTGLAAAGDVISAIEDASAN from the coding sequence ATGCGACCCTCCAGACGCCGACTACTCGCCGCGAGTGCGAGCAGCATCGCCGGACTGGCGGGCTGTCTCGGGCGCATCGGCGGCGGTCCCGCCGCGCCCGGCCCAGGGGAACTCCACGCCCTCGACGTCGGCGGCTCTCCCGGCGGTATCGTCCCCGTCCACCCCGCCGACTCGGTCGTCGTGCTGGACTTCTTCGCGACGTGGTGTGCGCCGTGCAAGCCCCAGATGGCGGAGCTCCGGACCGTCCGCGAGGAGTTCGGCGACGAGGTCTCCATCGTCTCCATCACGGGCGAGACCGACCGAGGGACGGTCGCGGACTTCTGGACCGAGTATCAGGGTACCTGGCCGGTTGCCATCGATTCGAGTGGTGAAACCGCCCGTGAACACGACGTTCGCGGCCTACCCACGATGCTCGTGTTCCCACCCGGTGGAGGGGCCGGCGACGAGGTCTGGCGACACACCGGCCTCGCCGCGGCCGGAGACGTGATTTCGGCTATCGAAGACGCCTCTGCGAACTGA
- the crcB gene encoding fluoride efflux transporter CrcB produces the protein MMAIAPAYLVGLGGALGAVLRHWVYAHLKREGDPVPRATLTVNVLGSIVLGFVTFSGAGGDVALFVGTGACGAFTTFSSFGFETVDRWSSGEKRAAVLNAGGNLVLSLGGVAVGWLVAGFVV, from the coding sequence CTGATGGCGATTGCGCCGGCGTATCTGGTGGGCCTGGGCGGGGCGCTCGGGGCTGTGTTACGGCACTGGGTGTACGCCCACCTGAAGCGCGAGGGCGACCCGGTCCCCAGGGCGACCCTGACGGTGAACGTGCTGGGGAGCATCGTGCTGGGGTTCGTGACGTTCTCCGGAGCTGGTGGTGACGTGGCGCTGTTCGTCGGAACCGGGGCATGTGGGGCCTTTACGACCTTCTCGAGCTTCGGCTTCGAGACCGTTGATAGGTGGTCCTCGGGCGAGAAGCGGGCGGCGGTGCTGAACGCGGGTGGGAATCTGGTGTTGTCGCTTGGTGGGGTTGCGGTCGGGTGGCTGGTGGCTGGCTTCGTGGTCTGA
- a CDS encoding CrcB family protein: MTEDHPLATVETLALVALGGFAGANARFVVDQGLSGLPTGLAGTLAANICGCVLLGFVLYEEVHVGVFSRQLRVALGTGFLSSFTTYSTFAVETATSAPMLALANVGANYALGFAGVLLGRWLALSFAAEVDA; encoded by the coding sequence ATGACCGAGGACCACCCGCTCGCGACCGTCGAGACGCTCGCCCTCGTCGCGCTGGGTGGCTTCGCCGGGGCGAACGCCCGGTTCGTCGTGGACCAGGGGCTGTCTGGCCTCCCGACCGGACTTGCTGGGACTCTCGCCGCCAACATCTGTGGCTGCGTCTTGCTCGGGTTCGTCCTCTACGAGGAGGTCCACGTCGGCGTGTTCTCCCGGCAACTCCGAGTCGCGCTGGGCACCGGCTTCCTGTCGTCCTTCACGACGTACAGCACATTCGCCGTCGAGACCGCGACGAGCGCGCCGATGCTCGCGCTCGCAAACGTCGGCGCGAACTACGCCCTCGGATTTGCCGGGGTGCTGCTCGGCCGCTGGCTCGCACTTTCCTTTGCTGCGGAGGTGGATGCCTGA